In the genome of Sphaeramia orbicularis chromosome 13, fSphaOr1.1, whole genome shotgun sequence, one region contains:
- the bloc1s3 gene encoding biogenesis of lysosome-related organelles complex 1 subunit 3: MSSKYQIVVQGEASETDSDDEVYITSLPPPPQTAPAGAKVAGEASETDSEGELEQTDQGSAVNQESTQIFRRDLPPLIVLRDHPDIQSVVEDRPSPTHRPHGDTLLQQKLLESNSRLYSDVGQTLKHVYSSASKEVRIATAQLNASQSAIINASHSIRLILDDLKAVSEKIDIITSCQILPDINMQNHECVNTPVP, encoded by the exons ATGTCCAGCAAGTACCAGATTGTGGTGCAGGGCGAAGCGTCTGAGACCGACTCTGATGATGAAGTCTACATCACGtccctgcctcctcctcctcaaacTGCCCCAGCTGGAGCCAAG GTCGCTggggaggcatctgaaacagacagTGAGGGTGAGCTGGAGCAGACAGACCAAGGAAGTGCAGTAAACCAGGAGAGCACTCAGATATTCAGGAGAGATCTGCCTCCGCTTATTGTCCTCAGAGACCACCCTGATATACAGTCAGTAGTGGAGGACAGGCCAAGCCCCACACACAGACCACACG GTGACACCCTCTTACAGCAGAAGCTTCTAGAGTCTAACAGCCGACTGTATTCTGACGTGGGACAAACGCTAAAACATGTGTACAGCAGCGCCAGCAAAGAG GTGCGCATTGCAACAGCTCAGCTCAATGCTTCGCAGAGTGCCATCATCAACGCTTCTCACAGCATTAGATTAATCCTGGACGACCTGAAGGCGGTGTCTGAGAAGATTGACATTATCACCAGCTGTCAAATACTGCCAGATATTAATATGCAAAACCATGAATGTGTTAATACTCCTGTACCATAA
- the trappc6bl gene encoding trafficking protein particle complex subunit 6B, like: protein MADEVLFEFLHMEIVSHVYKEQQSSKGEMDSKERTMCVSVLESMGFRVGQGLIERLTRDSPSFKDELDIMKFICKDFWTKVFRRQVDNLRTNHQGTYVLQDNKFVLLTQLSSGKQYLDQAPKYLAFSCGVVRGALSNLGLESVVTAEVSVMPSCKFQVVIQKL, encoded by the exons ATGGCAGACGAGGTTCTGTTTGAATTTCTCCATATGGAGATCGTGTCACATGTATACAAAGAACAGCAATCCAGTAAAGGGGAGATGGACAGTAAG GAAAGGACTATGTGTGTTTCTGTCCTGGAAAGTATGGGCTTCAGGGTGGGACAAGGACTCATTGAGAG ATTGACGAGGGACTCTCCCAGCTTTAAAGATGAATTGGATATAATGAAGTTCATTTGTAAAGACTTCTGGACAAAAGTGTTCAGGAGGCAGGTTGACAACCTCAGGACCAACCATCAG GGTACATACGTTCTTCAGGACAACAAGTTTGTTTTGCTGACTCAGCTTTCCAGTGGAAAACAGTATCTGGACCAGGCTCCGAAG TATCTGGCCTTTTCGTGTGGTGTAGTGAGAGGAGCTCTGTCTAATCTCGGTCTAGAGAGTGTGGTGACAGCAGAGGTCTCAGTCATGCCATCAT GTAAGTTCCAGGTGGTGATCCAGAAGCTGTGA